The Streptomyces achromogenes DNA segment CGTCTCCCTGCACTGGGGCACCGAATGGCAGGACGCCCCGGACGACCGCCAGCTCACCCTCGCCCGCACGCTCACCGCCTCCCGCACCGACGGCCGCCCCGACATCGACCTGATCCTCGGGACCCACGCCCACGTCCCCCAGGCCTACGAGAAAATCAACGGCACCTGGGTCGTCTACGGCATGGGCGACCAGATCGCCGGCGAGATGTTCAACCACCAGGGCGCCCAGGACGCGCGCGGCAACCAGTCCACCGTCGCCCGCTTCACCTTCGCCCCGCCCGCCCGGGCCGGGGGCCGCTGGAAGGTGCGCAGGGCCGAGTTCGTGCCCCAGATGTTCGACGTCGACGCGGGACGGGTCGTCGACCTGAACAAGGCCCTCGCCCAGGGCGCCGGCGTCCAGGGGGTGCGCGACCGCATCAAGGACGTCGTCCTCAGCAGGGGCGCGGCCAAGGACGGGCTGGTGATGGGGAAGTAGCGGCGGACCCGGCGGGTCGGCGCCCTTCGGTCACGCGGCGGGCGGGTCGGCGCCCCCCGGTCACGCGGCGGCGGCCGGGCCCAGCGGTCACGGGCCGGCGCCCCCGGCCATCGGTCCGGAGCCCCGGGTCACCCGCCGGGCACACCGGTGAACCCGGCCGGACCGTGGCGGCGGATCACGGCACGACCGTCACCGGCCACCGCCCCGCCTTCACCAGCCGCACCGCGACCGAACCCACGATCCGGTGCCCGGCCTGCTCGGAGGCGCCCACCACCACCGCGTCCGCCTTCAGCTGGTCCGCCGCGCTCGCCAGGCCGCTGAAGGGATCGCCGCGGAAGGTGTGGAACTCCCAGCGCACGTCGAATATCCCCCGGGTCCGCTCGGTCGCCTCGCGGATCTGGGCGACCAGGTCATCGGCGACGGCGTCGGTCGTCTCCACGACAGGCACGCCCAGCGCGGCGCCCGCCGTCATCACCGGCTGCACGTACACCACGGCGAGCAGCGCGTGCTGGCGACGGGCCAGCCCGCCGGCGTAGGCCGCCGCGCGCAGCGAGGAGTCCGATCCGTCCACGCCGACGAGGACGACCTTGGGGCCGTCGGTGCCTCGCTCGAACCGGTGCGCGGGCTGCTGCGCGTGGTGTTCCGTCACGGCCCGAGGCTATCGGAAGCCCCAGGTCCCGCCGGTGCCGGGCCGTCCGACGGGCGGCCCGGCCCAGGTGTTCCTACAGTCGGAGCATGAGTGCCACCGTGGAGCGCACCGCGGCCGACCGCACCACGGGCCCGGCCCGGCGTCCGGCAGGCCGCGTCCTCACCCGGGTCCCCGAGGCGTTCGCGGCCTTCCTCGGCGCCCTCGGCCTGCTGTGCGTCCTGCTGGCGCTGATCCCGCCGCTGCGCCGCCTGCTGCGCCCGGTCGTCCGCTTCCTGGACCTGCTCATCGTCCCGGTCAGCGCCAACCTGGCCTACGCCGTCTTCCTCTTCCTGCTCGCCGCCGCGACCGCCGCCCGCAAGAAGGTCGCCTGGTGGCTGGTCGTCGTCTACCTGGGGCTGCTCGTCCTCACCGACGTCCTCGGCGTCGCCGTCGGCCTGTACGTGCAGTCGGTTCCGTCCCTGGCGGTCTGCGCCCTCGCGCTGACCCTGCTCGTGCTCGCCCGTCGCGAGTTCTACGCCGCCTCCCGCCGGGCGGCGCTCCGGCGGGCGCTCGCCGTGCTGTTCGTGGGGCTCGGCCTCGCGATCCTCGCCGGCTGGGGCCTGGTGGAGGCGTTCCCCGGCACCCTCCCCGCCGGGCAGCGCCTCGGCTGGGCCGCCAACCGGGTGCTGGGCGGCCTGGTCTCCGCCGGCTCCTTCGACGGCCGCCCGCCCCGCGCCCTGTTCTTCCTGCTCGGCCTCTTCGGCGCCCTCGCCCTGCTCAACGCCGCCGCCGTGCTGTTCCGCTCGCAGCGCATGGAAGCGGCCCTGCACGACGACGAGGAGACCCGTATCCGCGCCCTGTTGAAGGCGTACGGCGAACAGGACTCGCTGGGCTACTTCGCCACCCGGCGCGACAAGGCCGTCGTCTTCTCGCCCAGCGGCAAGGCCGCCGTCACCTACCGGGTCGAGGCCGGCGTCTGCCTGGCCAGCGGCGACCCCGTAGGCGACCGCGAGGCATGGCCGCACGCCATCGCCGCCTGGCTGGACGCGGCCCGCCGGCACGCCTGGGCGCCCGCGGTCATGGGCGCCTCGGAGGACGGCGCCAAGGCCTTCGCACGCGCCGGACTCGGAGCGCTGCAACTCGGCGACGAGGCCATCCTGCACGTCGCCTCCTTCGATCTGGGCGGCCGCGAGATGCGGGTCACCCGGCAGGCCGTCAACCGGGTCCGCCGCACCGGCGCCACCTGCCGCGTACGCCGCCACTCGGCCCTCACCGACCAGGAGATGGAGGACGTGGTCGACCGCGCCGACGCCTGGCGCGACACCGAGACCGAACGCGGCTTCTCGATGGCCCTGGACCGCCTCGGCGACCCGGCCGACGCCGACTGCCTCCTCGTCGAGGCCCTGGACGGCGACGGCCGCCTGCTGGCGCTGCTCTCCTTCGTCCCCTGGGGCGCCGACGGCGTCTCGCTGGACCTGATGCGCCGCGACCGCTCGGCCCCCAACGGCGTCATGGAGTTCATGGTCGCCGACCTGTGCGCCGCCGCCCCCAAGCTCGGCGTGCGCCGGATCTCGCTGAACTTCGCCGTCTTCCGCTCGGCGTTCGAGGAGGGCGCCCGCATCGGCGCGGGACCGGTCCTGCGGCTGTGGCGCCGGCTGCTGCTGTTCTTCTCCAAGTGGTGGCAGCTGGAGGCGCTCTACCGCTCCAACGCCAAGTACCGGCCCGAGTGGTACCCACGCTTCCTGTGCTACGGCGACGCCGGCTCGCTGGCCCGGGTGGGCCTGGCCTCCGGCATCGCCGAGGGCTTCGTCTCCGTGCCCTCCCTGCGCAAGCTCTGGGGCAAGCGGCACCCGACGGGCGGGCCCCGACCCGCCACGACCGAGGGCCTGCCGTCGCTGGCGGCGCTGGGCCTCGACGGAGGGGACGAGGCCGGACGGAGCGGTCCGGACGCGGGCCTGCCCGACCAGGTCCGCGTCCGGCGCCGCACCCTCGACCGGCTGCGTGCCCGGGGCGCCGACCCCTACCCGGTCGGCGTCCCGGCGCGCACCCACACCCTCGCCGAGGCCCGCGCCCTCGCCGGCACCGGCGAGGCGGTCACCGTCGCCGGCCGGATCATGCGCGTGCGCGACTTCGGCGGCATCGTCTTCGTGACCCTGCGCGACTGGTCGGGCGACCACCAACTGGCCCTCACCCGCGACGCCCTCGGCTCCGGGGAGGTCCCCGGTTCCCCGGGCGCCGGCCCTTCCAGGGGCTCCGGGGTCTCCGCGGTCTCGGGGGGCTCCGGGGGCTCCCTCGGCTCCTTCCGGGCCGACACCGACCTCGGCGACCACCTCTGCGTCACCGGCACGGCAGGCGTCAGCGACAAGGGGGAACCGACCGTCTTCGCGACGGCCTGGCAGCTCACCGCCAAATGCCTGCGCCCCCTGCCCGACAAGCGCCGCGGTCTGACCGACCCCGAGGCCAAGGTCCGCATGCGCCATCTCGACCTGGTGGCCGGCCCCGCCGCCCGCGACGTCGTCCGCGCCCGCTCGACCGCCGTCCAGGCCCTGCGCCAGGGGCTGCTGCAGCGCGGCTACCTCGAGGTCGAGACGCCCATGCTCCAGCAGATCCACGGCGGCGCCAACGCCCGGCCCTTCACCACCCACATCAACGCCTACGACCTCGACCTCTATCTGCGCATCGCCCCCGAGCTGTATCTGAAGCGGCTGTGCGTCGGCGGCCTGGAGAAGGTCTTCGAGATGGGCCGCACCTTCCGCAACGAGGGCGTCTCCTACAAGCACAACCCCGAGTTCACGATGCTCGAGGCCTACCAGGCCTACGCCGACTACGACGAGATGCTCCACCTGGCCCGCGAGCTGATCCAGGGCGCGGCCACGGCCGCCTTCGGCTCACCGGTCGTCCACAAGGACGGGCGCGAGCACGACATCTCGGGGGAGTGGCCGGTCAGGACGGTCCACGGCGCGATCTCCGAGGCGCTCGGCGAGGAGATCGACGCCGACACGGACCTGGCGGCCCTGCTGCGGCACTGCGACCGCGCCGGCGTCCCGTACACGCCGGACGACGGCCGGGGCGACGTCGTCCTGGAGATGTACGAGCGGCTCGTCGAGGAGAGGACCCTGCTGCCGACCTTCTACAAGGACTTCCCCACCGACGTCTCCCCGCTCACCCGGCAGCACCGCCTCGACCCGCGTCTCGCCGAACGCTGGGACCTCGTCGCCTTCGGCACCGAACTCGGCACGGCCTACTCGGAGTTGACCGACCCCGTGGAGCAGCGCCGGCGGCTGACCGAGCAGTCCCTGCTGGCCGCCGGCGGCGACCCCGAGGCGATGGAGCTCGACGAGGACTTCCTCGACGCCCTCGAGTACGCGATGCCGCCGACCGGCGGCCTGGGCATCGGCGTCGACCGCCTGGTCATGTTCCTCACCGGGCTCACCATCCGCGAGACCCTGCCGTTCCCGCTGGTGCGGCACCGCTGAGACCCTGCCGTTCCCGCTGGTGCGGCACCGGTGAGCGGCAGCCGGCGCAGGGCGCGGCACCGGCGGCGCTGCGCCGGGCGGGTGGAATCATGCCGCCGGTCCGGTGTCGGCAGGGTGCGCCGGGGGCCGGTCGGGCGACTGATGACTGCATGAAGAAGGAGCAGTTGTTCACGCGGCGCCGGGCGTTGCTCGCCGGCGCCGCCGCCGTCGGAGCGGCCGGCACGGCCGGGGTGTTCGTCTGGGGCGACAAGGGCGAGCCGGTCAGGGTCGGCGTCCCCGTCTCGGGCGCCCCGGCGCGCAGTCTCCCGCTGAAACCCTCCGCCTACCGTCTGCGACCGCTGACCGGCTACGGCCCCCCGCGCGCCGCACCCGCCCGCACCCCGGTGCGCCACGAACCCCTGCTGCGGATGACCGGCCGCGGCCGCACCATGGTGCTGACCTTCGACGACGGACCCGACCCCCACTACACCCCGGGCATCCTCGACACGCTGGCCGAGTACGACGTGCGCGCGACGTTCTTCGTGTGCGGGGAGATGGCCGTCGACAACCAGGACCTGCTGGCCCGGATGGCCGACGAGGGCCACGTCGTCGGCAACCACACCTGGTCCCATCCCCTGCTCACCAGGTTGACCCGCCGTCAGATCCGCTCCGAGATGTCCCGCACCAGCGACGTCATCGAGGAGGGTTACGGGGAGCGGCCCCGCTGGTTCCGCGCCCCCTACGGCGCGTGGAACCGCGCCGCCTTCCAGCTCGGCGCCGAACTGGGCATGGAACCGCTCGCCTGGACGGTCGACACCCTCGACTGGACCACCCCCGGCACCGGCGTGATCGTCGACCGGGTCGAGAAGAGCGCCGCCCCCGGCGTCGTGGTGCTCTCGCACGACGCCGGGGGCGACCGCAGCCAGAGTGTGCGGGCGCTGCGCGGATATCTGCCGCGGCTGCTGGACTCCGGCTACCACCTCACGCTGCCGCACTCGCCGCGCGCCTGACCCGGCGCCCGCCCGGTCGGCGGCCGCTCAGCGGACCTCGACCAGGCGGGCGAAGGCGACGACGTTCCCGTCGTATCCGTTCGCCTTGGAGAATCCGCCGCCGCAGGTGATGACCCGCAGTTCCGGCGATCCCTTGGAGGCGTAGACGCGGTCGCCGGGGAAGTTGTTCTTCGCGAACACCTCGATGCCGTAGATCTCGAACACCGCGGTCTTTCCGTCCTTGCGCGACACCTCGACGCGGTTTCCCTTCTTCAGCGCGCCGAGGCCGTAGAAGACGGCGGGTCCGAGTTTGTTGTCGACATGGCCGACGACGACCGCCGTCCCCTTCTCGCCCGGTGAGACGCCGCCGGTGAACCAGCCGGCCAGGTTCGGGTCCTCCGGCGGCGGCGCTCCCACCCAGCCGTCCGTGTCGAGGCCGACCGCCATCACCGGCGCGTCGACCCGGATGGCGGGGATCCGCACCCGGTCCGGCTCGGCGTAGGGCAGGGCCGCCGCGGTCCGTCCGAAGACGTCACCGGCGGTCCGGCCGTCCGCGGCCGCCGCCGCGGCCGGCTGCGGCGGGCCGATGTCGAACTCTCCCGACCCGTTCCGGATGAGCGCGAGACCGGTCAGCAGAACAAGCGCTATCACGCCCCAGGGTGCGCGCTTCCTCCGCCGTTCCTCCTCTTCCGCCACCTCGGACAGCTCGTACGCAGACATTCGCCATCCCCTTTCGACGCGGCCGTCGCCGCGTCCTTTCGCGCATACGAGAACGCTAAGTGCCGTGACGGAAACCGGCGACGGGGCAACGGCGAACGGGTGGTGACCGCTTCGCCCGGTGCGCCATCCGAGTTGACGACGGCAGATATTTTCTGACAGCCCGTGACCTGCGGTGATATCCGATTGTGTGGATGCCTCCCGGCGTGTCCGCTCACCAGGACGGACCATTGCCGAAATGCGGGCGGCCGCACGGCATCCGAGGGTCGGTCCGGGAGGCGCTTTCTCGCCGACATGCCGGGGACGGGACCCGGGGCGCCTTCCGCGGAGGATCACATGCGTACCACTCGTGCTCTGGCGGCCTCGGCGGTCTCCGCCGCCGCGGTCGCCGCCCTCGCTCTCACCGCCCCCGCCGCTGTCGCCCGCGACGGCATGGGCGCCAACCCCAGCAACATCGTCGTCCTGCCCGCCGTCATCGCCCGCGGCGGCCAGCTCACGATCACCGTCGACGGCTGCCCAGGCGGCGGCGCCGCGACCTCGGCCGCGTTCCCGCAGACCCAGCTGACGCCCATCACCGGCGCCAACCAGACCGCCAGGGGCACCGCCACCGTCAACGAGACCGCCCGCCCGGGCGCCTACGATGTCACCGTCAACTGCTCCGGCCGTACCCTGACCCGCCCGGCGGCCTTCACCGTCATCGGCGGCGTACGCGGCGGCCTCGGCGGCAGCAGCACCAGCGGCGCCTCCCCGACCGACGTCGCGATCGGCGGCGGGCTCGTCGCCGCGGCGGTGGTCGGCGGCGGACTGTTCTGGATGCGGCGCCGCGCCGAACGCCGCATCTGACGTCCGCCCCTGCGCGGCCCGCATCCGCGCGGACCGCGCGTGACACCGGACTTCGCCCCGGACCTGCTGGGATCCGGGGCGAAGCCCCGTGCGCGGCGAGCCGTCAGCCGCCGTCCTCGCCCGTACGGCGTCGCGCGACGCGGTAGGCGGCCCCGACGGAACCCGCGATGAGCGCCGCGCCCAGCCCGATCTCCTGGAGGTCGAACCCGGCGG contains these protein-coding regions:
- a CDS encoding universal stress protein, encoding MTEHHAQQPAHRFERGTDGPKVVLVGVDGSDSSLRAAAYAGGLARRQHALLAVVYVQPVMTAGAALGVPVVETTDAVADDLVAQIREATERTRGIFDVRWEFHTFRGDPFSGLASAADQLKADAVVVGASEQAGHRIVGSVAVRLVKAGRWPVTVVP
- a CDS encoding class F sortase, coding for MSAYELSEVAEEEERRRKRAPWGVIALVLLTGLALIRNGSGEFDIGPPQPAAAAAADGRTAGDVFGRTAAALPYAEPDRVRIPAIRVDAPVMAVGLDTDGWVGAPPPEDPNLAGWFTGGVSPGEKGTAVVVGHVDNKLGPAVFYGLGALKKGNRVEVSRKDGKTAVFEIYGIEVFAKNNFPGDRVYASKGSPELRVITCGGGFSKANGYDGNVVAFARLVEVR
- a CDS encoding polysaccharide deacetylase family protein, whose protein sequence is MKKEQLFTRRRALLAGAAAVGAAGTAGVFVWGDKGEPVRVGVPVSGAPARSLPLKPSAYRLRPLTGYGPPRAAPARTPVRHEPLLRMTGRGRTMVLTFDDGPDPHYTPGILDTLAEYDVRATFFVCGEMAVDNQDLLARMADEGHVVGNHTWSHPLLTRLTRRQIRSEMSRTSDVIEEGYGERPRWFRAPYGAWNRAAFQLGAELGMEPLAWTVDTLDWTTPGTGVIVDRVEKSAAPGVVVLSHDAGGDRSQSVRALRGYLPRLLDSGYHLTLPHSPRA
- the lysX gene encoding bifunctional lysylphosphatidylglycerol synthetase/lysine--tRNA ligase LysX, which produces MSATVERTAADRTTGPARRPAGRVLTRVPEAFAAFLGALGLLCVLLALIPPLRRLLRPVVRFLDLLIVPVSANLAYAVFLFLLAAATAARKKVAWWLVVVYLGLLVLTDVLGVAVGLYVQSVPSLAVCALALTLLVLARREFYAASRRAALRRALAVLFVGLGLAILAGWGLVEAFPGTLPAGQRLGWAANRVLGGLVSAGSFDGRPPRALFFLLGLFGALALLNAAAVLFRSQRMEAALHDDEETRIRALLKAYGEQDSLGYFATRRDKAVVFSPSGKAAVTYRVEAGVCLASGDPVGDREAWPHAIAAWLDAARRHAWAPAVMGASEDGAKAFARAGLGALQLGDEAILHVASFDLGGREMRVTRQAVNRVRRTGATCRVRRHSALTDQEMEDVVDRADAWRDTETERGFSMALDRLGDPADADCLLVEALDGDGRLLALLSFVPWGADGVSLDLMRRDRSAPNGVMEFMVADLCAAAPKLGVRRISLNFAVFRSAFEEGARIGAGPVLRLWRRLLLFFSKWWQLEALYRSNAKYRPEWYPRFLCYGDAGSLARVGLASGIAEGFVSVPSLRKLWGKRHPTGGPRPATTEGLPSLAALGLDGGDEAGRSGPDAGLPDQVRVRRRTLDRLRARGADPYPVGVPARTHTLAEARALAGTGEAVTVAGRIMRVRDFGGIVFVTLRDWSGDHQLALTRDALGSGEVPGSPGAGPSRGSGVSAVSGGSGGSLGSFRADTDLGDHLCVTGTAGVSDKGEPTVFATAWQLTAKCLRPLPDKRRGLTDPEAKVRMRHLDLVAGPAARDVVRARSTAVQALRQGLLQRGYLEVETPMLQQIHGGANARPFTTHINAYDLDLYLRIAPELYLKRLCVGGLEKVFEMGRTFRNEGVSYKHNPEFTMLEAYQAYADYDEMLHLARELIQGAATAAFGSPVVHKDGREHDISGEWPVRTVHGAISEALGEEIDADTDLAALLRHCDRAGVPYTPDDGRGDVVLEMYERLVEERTLLPTFYKDFPTDVSPLTRQHRLDPRLAERWDLVAFGTELGTAYSELTDPVEQRRRLTEQSLLAAGGDPEAMELDEDFLDALEYAMPPTGGLGIGVDRLVMFLTGLTIRETLPFPLVRHR